One stretch of Microvirga lotononidis DNA includes these proteins:
- the pip gene encoding prolyl aminopeptidase, which yields MRTFYPEIEPYDHGLLDVGDGHRVYWELCGNPKGKPVVFLHGGPGGGCTPTQRRLFDPDKYRILLFDQRGCGRSTPYASLEANTTWHLVADIERLRAILGVEKWMVFGGSWGSTLALAYAETHPERVTELVLRGIFTLRRSELLWYYQEGASWIFPDKWEGFLAPIPEEERGDLMAAYRKRLIDPDPVVRAKAARAWSLWEGETITLLHNQEYSDQFGDEHYAIAFARIENHYFVNEGWFEEGQLIRDAHRLKDIPGVIIQGRYDVATPAKTAWELHRAWPEAKFIMVPDAGHAVSEPGITHHLIEATDAFARG from the coding sequence ATGCGCACCTTCTACCCCGAAATAGAACCCTACGATCATGGCCTGCTCGACGTAGGCGATGGTCATCGGGTCTATTGGGAATTGTGCGGCAACCCGAAAGGAAAACCCGTGGTTTTCCTTCATGGCGGCCCGGGCGGCGGCTGCACCCCGACTCAGCGCCGGCTGTTCGATCCGGACAAGTATCGCATCCTGCTCTTCGACCAGCGCGGCTGCGGACGCTCGACGCCTTATGCGAGCCTGGAGGCCAATACCACCTGGCATCTCGTGGCCGATATCGAGCGCCTGCGGGCCATTTTGGGTGTGGAGAAGTGGATGGTGTTCGGCGGCTCCTGGGGCTCGACCCTCGCCCTTGCCTATGCGGAGACGCATCCGGAGCGCGTGACCGAGCTGGTGTTGCGCGGAATTTTCACCCTCCGGCGCTCGGAGCTGCTCTGGTATTACCAGGAGGGCGCGTCCTGGATCTTCCCGGACAAGTGGGAAGGTTTTCTCGCCCCGATCCCGGAGGAGGAGCGAGGCGATCTGATGGCGGCCTACCGCAAGCGCCTGATCGATCCCGATCCGGTTGTCAGGGCGAAGGCGGCCCGTGCCTGGAGCCTCTGGGAGGGCGAGACGATCACGCTCCTGCACAACCAGGAATACAGCGATCAGTTCGGCGACGAGCATTACGCCATCGCCTTCGCCCGGATCGAGAATCACTATTTCGTCAATGAGGGCTGGTTCGAGGAGGGACAGCTCATCCGCGACGCCCATCGTCTGAAGGACATTCCGGGCGTGATCATTCAGGGCCGCTACGACGTCGCCACCCCGGCGAAGACCGCCTGGGAGCTGCATAGGGCTTGGCCCGAGGCGAAGTTCATCATGGTGCCGGATGCGGGCCACGCGGTGAGCGAGCCGGGCATCACGCATCACCTCATCGAGGCGACGGATGCTTTTGCGAGGGGGTGA
- a CDS encoding ABC transporter ATP-binding protein translates to MTKPLLDVEDLRVRFHLRTGTVEAVRGVTFQLGRERLGIVGESGSGKSQTGRAILGLTPPPGEVTAKRLAFDGIDLLTASKRTLRTLRGGRISMVMQDPKYSLNPVMTIGEQIIEAYQAHAKASRGEARDKALAMLEAVKMRDPARVFSLYPHEVSGGMGQRAMIAMMLVTDPDLLIADEPTSALDVTVSMEVLRILDELVTERGMGLIFISHDLKLVSSFCDRVLVMYAGRVVEELEAKNLREAKHPYTQGLMRCLPTLADDVRPLPTLNRDPAWAL, encoded by the coding sequence ATGACCAAGCCGCTTCTCGACGTCGAAGACCTGCGCGTCCGCTTCCATCTGCGCACCGGCACCGTGGAAGCGGTGCGGGGCGTGACCTTCCAGCTCGGCCGCGAGCGCCTCGGCATCGTGGGCGAGTCCGGCTCCGGCAAGTCGCAGACGGGGCGTGCCATTCTCGGGCTCACCCCTCCTCCGGGCGAAGTGACGGCCAAGCGCCTCGCCTTCGACGGGATCGATCTGCTCACCGCCTCGAAGCGGACGCTGCGCACCCTGCGCGGCGGGCGCATCAGCATGGTGATGCAGGACCCGAAATACTCGCTGAACCCGGTCATGACCATCGGCGAGCAGATCATCGAGGCGTATCAGGCCCACGCCAAAGCCAGTCGCGGGGAAGCCCGCGACAAGGCGCTCGCCATGCTGGAAGCGGTGAAGATGCGCGATCCGGCCCGGGTGTTCTCGCTCTACCCGCACGAGGTCTCGGGCGGCATGGGGCAGCGCGCCATGATCGCCATGATGCTCGTGACCGATCCCGACCTGCTCATCGCCGACGAGCCGACCTCGGCCCTGGATGTGACCGTGTCGATGGAGGTCCTGCGCATCCTCGACGAACTCGTCACCGAACGCGGCATGGGGCTGATCTTCATCTCGCACGACCTCAAGCTCGTCTCCTCCTTCTGCGACCGGGTGCTGGTGATGTATGCTGGACGCGTGGTCGAGGAGCTGGAGGCGAAGAACCTCCGCGAGGCGAAGCATCCCTATACGCAGGGGCTCATGCGCTGCCTGCCGACGCTCGCCGACGACGTTCGCCCGCTTCCCACCCTGAACCGCGACCCTGCCTGGGCGCTGTGA
- a CDS encoding 3-hydroxybutyrate dehydrogenase: MTLTSKTAVVTGSTSGIGLAIARALAQAGANVVLNGFGDADAIETERAGIEREFGVKALHSPADMAKPAEIEAMIRLAERSFGGVDILVNNAGIQFVSPVENFPVEKWDQILAINLSSAFHAIRAAVPGMKARKWGRIVNTASAHSLVASPFKSAYVAAKHGIAGLTKTVALEVAADGITVNCISPGYVWTPLVEKQIPDTMKARNMTKEQVINDVFLEAQPTKQFVTVDQVAALAVFLCSDAASQMTGANIAMDGGWTAK, from the coding sequence ATGACTTTGACATCCAAGACGGCGGTCGTGACGGGCTCGACCAGCGGCATCGGGCTGGCCATCGCCCGCGCGCTCGCCCAGGCCGGCGCCAACGTGGTCCTCAACGGCTTCGGCGATGCGGACGCCATCGAGACGGAGCGGGCCGGCATCGAGCGCGAGTTCGGCGTCAAGGCGCTCCATTCGCCGGCCGACATGGCGAAGCCGGCCGAGATCGAGGCGATGATCCGCCTGGCCGAGCGGAGCTTCGGCGGGGTCGACATCCTGGTCAACAACGCGGGCATCCAGTTCGTCTCGCCGGTGGAGAATTTTCCGGTCGAGAAGTGGGACCAGATCCTCGCCATCAACCTGTCGTCCGCCTTCCACGCGATCCGGGCCGCGGTGCCGGGCATGAAGGCGCGCAAATGGGGCCGCATCGTCAACACGGCCTCGGCCCATTCGCTGGTCGCCTCGCCGTTCAAGTCGGCCTATGTGGCGGCCAAGCACGGCATCGCCGGCTTGACCAAGACGGTGGCCCTGGAGGTGGCGGCCGACGGCATCACGGTCAACTGCATCAGCCCCGGCTATGTCTGGACGCCGCTGGTCGAGAAGCAGATCCCCGACACCATGAAGGCGCGTAACATGACCAAGGAGCAGGTCATCAACGACGTGTTCCTGGAGGCGCAGCCCACCAAGCAGTTCGTCACCGTCGATCAGGTGGCGGCGCTCGCCGTCTTCCTGTGCTCGGACGCGGCCAGCCAGATGACCGGCGCGAACATCGCGATGGATGGCGGCTGGACCGCCAAGTAG
- a CDS encoding ABC transporter permease, protein MAGSPALSHPTGWRAWLLSPEPHSRWQARLGRFYLGWRAFSRNPLAVIGLGIVLLLILVALFADVIAPYSPVAGGDLRTQRLLPPSETFWLGTDDQARDIFSRIVYGSRITLFVVVLVALIATPIGLLVGTVAGYLGGWVDTVLMRITDIFLAFPRLVLALAFVAALGPGIENAIIAIAITSWPPYARIARAETLMVRNSDFIAAVKLQGASTPRIILGHVVPLCVSSLIVRVTLDMAGIILTAAGLGFLGLGAQPPMPEWGAMVATGRNYLIDQWWVAAMPGIAIFVVSLGFNLLGDGLRDVLDPKAAK, encoded by the coding sequence ATGGCTGGCTCCCCTGCTCTCTCCCATCCGACCGGCTGGCGGGCCTGGCTGCTCTCGCCGGAGCCGCATTCCCGCTGGCAGGCACGCCTCGGCCGCTTCTATCTCGGCTGGCGCGCCTTCTCCCGCAACCCGCTCGCCGTGATCGGCCTCGGCATCGTCCTGCTGCTGATCCTGGTCGCGCTCTTCGCCGACGTCATCGCGCCCTATTCGCCGGTGGCCGGCGGCGACCTGCGCACCCAGCGCCTGCTGCCCCCAAGCGAGACTTTCTGGCTCGGCACGGACGACCAGGCGCGGGACATCTTCTCGCGCATCGTCTACGGCTCGCGCATCACCCTCTTCGTCGTGGTGCTGGTGGCTTTGATCGCGACGCCCATCGGCCTCCTGGTCGGCACCGTCGCGGGCTATCTCGGCGGCTGGGTCGACACGGTGCTGATGCGCATCACCGACATCTTCCTGGCCTTCCCGCGCCTCGTCCTGGCCCTCGCCTTCGTGGCGGCCCTGGGCCCGGGCATCGAGAACGCCATCATCGCGATTGCGATCACCTCATGGCCACCCTACGCCCGCATCGCGCGGGCCGAGACCCTGATGGTTCGCAACAGCGATTTCATCGCCGCCGTGAAGCTGCAGGGCGCCTCCACGCCTCGCATCATCCTGGGTCATGTGGTGCCGCTCTGCGTCTCCTCGCTCATCGTTCGCGTGACCCTCGACATGGCCGGCATCATCCTGACGGCAGCGGGTCTCGGCTTCCTCGGGCTCGGCGCGCAGCCGCCGATGCCTGAATGGGGCGCGATGGTCGCCACGGGCCGCAACTATCTCATCGACCAATGGTGGGTCGCCGCCATGCCCGGCATCGCCATCTTCGTGGTGAGCCTCGGCTTCAACCTGCTGGGCGACGGCCTGCGTGACGTTCTCGATCCGAAGGCTGCCAAATGA
- a CDS encoding ABC transporter ATP-binding protein has protein sequence MLDIQNLQVVFGTGRLRVDAVKNVSFHVEPGEAYGLVGESGSGKSTVLRAICGLAPISGGRVLVDGKEVTTPRTKAFYRTVQMVFQDPYASLHPRHTVDRTLSEPLAIHGEKDAEARILQALREVGLGPSFRFRYPHQLSGGQRQRIAIARALILRPKVLLLDEPTSALDASVQAEILNLLDDLRRKMGLTYILVSHDLAVVAHLCERLLVMRHGEAVEETTSAALRSGAASNDYTQSLIQASQGFTRTTKPPLQSLAG, from the coding sequence ATGCTCGATATTCAGAATCTACAAGTCGTCTTCGGCACCGGCCGCCTCAGGGTCGATGCGGTCAAGAACGTGAGCTTCCATGTGGAGCCCGGCGAGGCCTACGGGCTCGTGGGCGAATCCGGCTCCGGCAAGTCGACGGTGCTGCGGGCCATCTGCGGCCTGGCGCCGATCTCCGGCGGGCGCGTCCTCGTCGACGGCAAGGAAGTCACCACGCCGCGCACGAAGGCCTTCTACCGGACGGTGCAGATGGTCTTTCAGGATCCCTACGCCTCGCTCCATCCGCGTCACACGGTCGACCGCACACTCTCGGAGCCGCTCGCCATTCATGGCGAGAAGGATGCTGAAGCGCGCATCCTCCAGGCCCTGCGCGAGGTGGGCCTCGGCCCCTCCTTCCGCTTCCGCTACCCGCACCAGCTCTCGGGCGGCCAGCGCCAGCGCATCGCCATCGCCCGCGCGCTCATCCTGCGCCCGAAAGTCCTGCTTCTCGACGAACCGACCTCGGCGCTCGACGCCTCCGTGCAGGCGGAAATCCTCAACCTGCTCGACGACCTGCGCCGCAAGATGGGACTGACCTATATCCTGGTGAGCCACGACCTCGCCGTCGTGGCGCATCTGTGCGAGCGGCTCCTGGTCATGCGCCACGGTGAGGCCGTCGAGGAAACCACCTCTGCGGCTCTGCGCTCGGGCGCGGCCTCGAACGATTATACCCAGTCCCTGATCCAGGCGAGCCAGGGCTTTACGCGAACCACGAAACCGCCGCTCCAGTCCCTGGCTGGGTGA
- the pxpB gene encoding 5-oxoprolinase subunit PxpB, with amino-acid sequence MPTPKILPCGDSAVTVEFGTTIDPDINGMVLALDDIVRSRAPAGLIETVPTYRSLTIQFDPVTTDYDALVDLLEAETQNLPPRNAVGRRWRVPVVYGGEYGIDLEDVASLHGLTPNQVIDIHSSAIYRIYMIGFLPGFTYLGGLDKRIATSRRLHPRAKIPAGTIMIGGEQAGIAPMDMPSGWHNLGLTPVRPYAPGRDPVFLFAAGDEIIFEPVEASRWDALEKAALAGEPVAEEVRP; translated from the coding sequence GTGCCGACACCGAAAATCCTTCCCTGCGGCGACAGCGCCGTCACCGTCGAGTTCGGCACCACGATCGACCCGGACATCAACGGCATGGTCCTCGCGCTGGACGACATCGTCCGGAGCCGCGCCCCGGCCGGACTGATCGAGACGGTGCCGACCTATCGCTCGCTCACGATCCAGTTCGATCCGGTGACCACGGATTACGACGCCCTGGTCGACCTTCTCGAAGCGGAAACGCAGAACCTGCCGCCCCGCAACGCCGTCGGCCGGCGCTGGCGCGTGCCGGTCGTCTATGGGGGAGAATACGGCATCGATCTGGAAGACGTGGCGAGCCTGCACGGCCTGACGCCGAACCAGGTGATCGACATCCATTCCTCGGCCATCTACCGCATCTACATGATCGGCTTCCTGCCGGGCTTCACCTATCTCGGCGGCCTCGACAAGCGGATCGCCACGTCCCGCCGGCTTCATCCCCGGGCGAAAATCCCGGCCGGCACGATCATGATCGGCGGCGAGCAGGCGGGCATCGCCCCCATGGACATGCCGAGCGGCTGGCACAATCTCGGACTGACGCCAGTTCGGCCCTATGCGCCGGGGCGCGACCCGGTCTTCCTGTTCGCGGCCGGGGACGAGATCATCTTCGAGCCGGTCGAGGCATCCCGCTGGGACGCCCTGGAGAAGGCGGCGCTCGCCGGCGAACCCGTGGCCGAGGAGGTGCGCCCATGA
- a CDS encoding ABC transporter permease, giving the protein MNRPSIAWKLYIAAFYVFLFAPLLIVAIFAFNASPFPSPPWRGFTLEWFIGTGEVFGKPGVLADPIWLDSIANSFKVAVPVAVLAVLLGTVNAWVLERAEFRGKTFLAMMMLWPLVIPGVVLGISILAFFSRLANGLEEWLQTDLDFLRPGLTLVILGQLSFILTISTLIIAARLRKFDRSLEEAAFDLGASRARVLRTVTLPFLSPALIGAGLVALLMSFENFNTTLMLVGSDAPLPITMYGQMREGATPAINAVSLLLMLGVGGIASVFALTSKAER; this is encoded by the coding sequence ATGAACCGCCCGTCCATCGCTTGGAAACTCTACATCGCGGCGTTCTACGTCTTCCTGTTCGCGCCGCTGCTCATCGTGGCGATCTTCGCGTTCAACGCCAGCCCGTTCCCGTCGCCGCCCTGGCGGGGCTTCACCCTCGAATGGTTCATCGGTACGGGCGAAGTGTTCGGCAAGCCGGGCGTTCTGGCGGACCCGATCTGGCTCGACAGCATCGCCAACAGCTTCAAGGTCGCGGTTCCCGTAGCCGTGCTCGCGGTTCTCCTCGGCACGGTCAATGCCTGGGTGCTCGAGCGGGCCGAGTTCCGCGGCAAGACCTTTCTCGCCATGATGATGCTCTGGCCGCTCGTCATCCCCGGCGTGGTGCTCGGCATCTCGATTCTCGCCTTCTTCTCCCGGCTGGCGAACGGCCTCGAGGAATGGCTTCAGACCGATCTCGACTTCCTGCGGCCCGGATTGACCCTCGTGATCCTGGGACAGCTCTCCTTCATCCTGACGATCTCGACCCTCATCATCGCGGCGCGCCTGCGCAAGTTCGACCGTTCGCTGGAGGAGGCGGCCTTCGATCTGGGCGCCAGCCGCGCCCGCGTGCTGCGCACCGTCACGCTGCCCTTCTTGAGCCCCGCACTCATCGGCGCCGGGCTCGTGGCGCTGCTCATGTCGTTCGAGAACTTCAACACGACGCTGATGCTGGTCGGTTCCGACGCGCCGCTGCCGATCACCATGTACGGCCAGATGCGCGAGGGCGCGACCCCGGCGATCAATGCGGTGAGCCTGCTGCTGATGCTGGGCGTCGGCGGGATCGCGAGCGTGTTCGCGCTGACATCGAAGGCGGAGCGTTAG
- a CDS encoding dipeptidase, which translates to MSSSSPMPVFDGHNDVLLRLMRGKLQPERAFLEGDNIGHLDWPRMKQGGLLGGFFAVYVPSESDGTGVDVDALMTQSRYDVPLPAQLALAPSQQVTVHMASLLIRIERASKGEVKICRTAADIRQCLDTGRLAAILHIEGAEGIDPDLHMLDVLYESGLRSIGPVWSRPNIFGHGVPFRYPSTPDTGPGLTDRGLELVRACNRLKIMIDLSHLNEKGFWDVARLSDAPLVATHSNAWEICQHSRNLTDKQLAAIRESRGMVGVNFATSFIRPDGQRNDDTPLEEMIRHMDHLIEHVGVDGVGLGSDFDGATIPAEIGDARGLPRLVDAMRRHGYDEATLRKLCHENWVNVLERTWGQ; encoded by the coding sequence ATGTCCAGCTCCTCCCCGATGCCCGTCTTCGATGGCCACAACGACGTCCTCCTCCGCCTGATGCGCGGCAAGCTCCAGCCGGAGCGGGCTTTCCTGGAGGGCGACAATATCGGCCATCTCGATTGGCCGCGCATGAAGCAGGGCGGCCTCCTCGGCGGGTTCTTCGCCGTCTACGTGCCGTCGGAGAGCGACGGCACCGGCGTCGACGTGGACGCGCTCATGACGCAATCGCGCTACGACGTCCCCCTTCCGGCGCAGCTGGCGCTCGCACCGAGCCAGCAAGTCACCGTCCACATGGCTTCGCTCCTGATCCGCATCGAGCGCGCTTCGAAGGGCGAGGTGAAGATCTGCCGCACGGCCGCCGACATCCGCCAGTGCCTCGACACCGGCCGGCTTGCGGCCATCCTGCATATCGAGGGCGCCGAGGGCATCGACCCCGACCTGCACATGCTGGACGTGCTCTACGAGAGCGGCCTGCGCTCCATCGGTCCGGTCTGGAGCCGCCCCAACATCTTCGGCCACGGCGTGCCGTTCCGCTATCCGTCGACGCCGGATACCGGCCCGGGCCTGACGGATCGCGGCCTCGAGCTGGTGCGCGCCTGCAACCGCCTGAAGATCATGATCGACCTCTCGCACCTCAACGAGAAGGGCTTCTGGGACGTGGCGCGTCTCTCCGATGCGCCGCTCGTCGCCACCCATTCCAACGCGTGGGAGATCTGCCAGCACTCGCGCAACCTGACCGACAAGCAGCTCGCCGCCATCCGCGAGAGCCGCGGCATGGTCGGCGTGAACTTCGCCACCTCGTTCATCCGCCCCGACGGCCAGCGCAACGACGACACGCCGCTCGAGGAGATGATCCGCCACATGGATCACCTGATCGAGCATGTGGGGGTCGACGGGGTCGGCCTCGGCTCCGATTTCGACGGCGCCACCATCCCGGCCGAGATCGGCGACGCGCGCGGCCTGCCCCGCCTCGTCGACGCCATGCGTCGCCACGGCTACGACGAAGCGACCCTGCGCAAGCTCTGCCATGAGAACTGGGTGAACGTCCTGGAGCGCACCTGGGGTCAGTGA
- a CDS encoding extracellular solute-binding protein, whose protein sequence is MLTKRTSLKLATALAALMVVGSAQAAEKLRLLTWADYAPKDVIDQFTKETGIEVEVTLSNNEEMISKLRATQGAGFDLVQPSQDRIAGPQAEFGIYKPLDLSKLKSDQFIASMLEATKKNTTVGGKVYGVPHIWGTDGLIVNTKAAPKVADYNDLCDAAIAGKASFRAKRPALIAFAFANGMDPFASYGDAKAYAAMMDKVGAKLAECKKNVKFFWDGKDQLLNALRSGEVVAAMAWDTGGWKLNSENPDIKFIAPKSGALGWVDTFAIPAKGRNDDAAYKWINFNMKPEIAAKVAASAGNFTASNGADKLMQGKLKDQFAESFPKAAIDNIKWYPAVPAGIEEIEGKVLDRLKAGS, encoded by the coding sequence ATGTTGACCAAACGCACCAGCCTGAAGCTGGCAACGGCCCTTGCCGCTCTCATGGTCGTCGGTTCGGCGCAGGCCGCCGAGAAGCTGCGGCTTTTGACCTGGGCCGATTATGCCCCGAAGGACGTGATCGATCAGTTCACGAAGGAAACCGGCATCGAAGTCGAGGTGACGCTCTCGAACAACGAGGAGATGATCTCCAAGCTGCGCGCCACGCAGGGCGCAGGCTTCGATCTCGTCCAGCCGAGCCAGGACCGCATCGCGGGACCGCAGGCGGAGTTCGGCATCTACAAGCCGCTCGACCTCTCGAAGCTCAAGTCCGATCAGTTCATCGCCTCCATGCTGGAAGCGACCAAGAAAAACACCACGGTCGGCGGCAAGGTCTACGGCGTTCCCCATATCTGGGGCACCGACGGTCTGATCGTGAACACCAAGGCCGCCCCGAAGGTCGCCGATTACAACGATCTCTGCGATGCCGCGATTGCCGGCAAGGCCAGCTTCCGCGCCAAGCGTCCCGCGCTCATCGCCTTCGCCTTCGCCAACGGCATGGATCCCTTCGCGTCCTACGGCGACGCCAAGGCATATGCGGCCATGATGGACAAGGTCGGCGCCAAGCTCGCCGAGTGCAAGAAGAACGTGAAGTTCTTCTGGGATGGCAAGGACCAGCTCCTCAACGCCCTGCGCTCCGGCGAGGTGGTCGCGGCCATGGCCTGGGATACGGGCGGATGGAAGCTCAACTCCGAGAATCCCGACATCAAGTTCATCGCCCCGAAATCGGGTGCGCTGGGCTGGGTCGACACATTCGCGATCCCCGCCAAGGGCCGCAATGACGACGCCGCCTACAAGTGGATCAACTTCAACATGAAGCCCGAGATCGCCGCGAAGGTCGCGGCCTCCGCAGGCAACTTCACGGCTTCGAACGGCGCCGACAAGCTCATGCAGGGCAAGCTGAAGGACCAGTTCGCCGAAAGCTTCCCGAAGGCCGCCATCGACAACATTAAATGGTATCCGGCCGTGCCGGCCGGCATCGAGGAGATCGAGGGCAAGGTTCTCGATCGTCTGAAGGCCGGTTCGTAA
- a CDS encoding ABC transporter ATP-binding protein codes for MASSTDLDIVNVTKRFGTHAAVDDVTFSVAPGEFFSILGPSGCGKTTLMRMIAGFEHPTSGDIRIRGRSMIGVPANKRPVNMVFQSLALFPMMSVGENVAYGLSCRGVPREDAEERAERMLERVGLKGFSERRVTALSGGQRQRVAIARCLVLEPTLVLLDEPLGALDLKLREHMKIELKQLQGTFNTTFVYITHDQSEALVMSDRIAVMNQGKFEQVGSPRDLYHNPATPFVASFVGETNRWPGEIVSSSNGTVALQLPSGMVTQGTGRVSQKSAVAFVRPEAIALAPSQPALRDLPNRFEGRVSAVLFDGANSSLLIETLGFDQPVRAVLPQAGPLAGIEVGAPIHVGWTADAMKVFAA; via the coding sequence ATGGCCTCTTCAACTGATCTCGACATCGTCAACGTCACCAAGCGTTTCGGCACCCATGCGGCGGTCGATGACGTGACGTTCAGCGTCGCTCCCGGTGAGTTCTTTTCGATCCTTGGTCCCTCCGGCTGCGGCAAGACGACCCTGATGCGCATGATTGCTGGGTTCGAGCATCCGACCTCCGGCGACATCCGAATCCGCGGGCGCTCGATGATCGGCGTTCCGGCCAACAAGCGGCCCGTCAACATGGTGTTCCAGAGTCTCGCGCTCTTTCCCATGATGAGCGTGGGCGAGAACGTGGCCTATGGGCTCAGCTGCCGCGGCGTGCCTCGTGAGGACGCGGAGGAGCGCGCCGAGCGCATGCTGGAGCGCGTCGGCCTGAAAGGCTTCAGCGAGCGTCGCGTGACGGCCTTGTCCGGCGGTCAGCGGCAGCGCGTGGCCATTGCCCGCTGCCTTGTGCTGGAGCCTACTCTCGTGCTCCTCGACGAGCCGCTCGGCGCCCTCGACCTGAAGCTGCGCGAGCACATGAAGATCGAGCTGAAGCAGCTGCAGGGCACCTTCAACACCACCTTCGTGTACATCACGCACGACCAGTCCGAAGCGCTCGTCATGTCCGATCGCATCGCCGTGATGAATCAGGGGAAGTTCGAGCAGGTAGGCAGCCCGCGCGATCTCTATCACAACCCGGCCACGCCCTTCGTCGCAAGCTTCGTCGGCGAGACGAACCGCTGGCCCGGTGAGATCGTATCCTCGTCCAACGGGACCGTTGCTCTGCAACTGCCTTCGGGGATGGTGACTCAGGGGACGGGCCGTGTCTCGCAGAAATCGGCCGTCGCCTTCGTACGGCCAGAGGCGATCGCTCTGGCTCCGAGCCAGCCGGCCTTGCGCGACCTTCCTAACCGCTTCGAGGGACGGGTTTCGGCCGTGCTCTTCGACGGAGCCAATTCCAGCCTGCTCATCGAGACGCTGGGCTTCGACCAGCCGGTGCGCGCCGTGCTGCCGCAGGCAGGTCCCCTGGCCGGAATCGAGGTCGGCGCGCCGATCCACGTGGGCTGGACGGCGGACGCCATGAAGGTCTTCGCCGCATGA
- a CDS encoding ABC transporter permease has protein sequence MMTKQASRLTFFLLVAPAILWLGLLIVLPHVEILILSFSERVAPRIYAFGFGNYLEFFTEPLYWRTFARTAFMSILVTALTLVLAFPIALYIARVAQGRLKAMLLLLCLLPFWVSELVRTLGWMMLLRETGVVSYILRAVGLADQPVELLYNDGAVILGLVYGGLLFMIVPLANALESLEQSVVEAGFDLGGSRWTVLRRIVIPHAMPGIVAGSIIVFMLTVGNFATPVLLGGKNGLWFTEQIYAQFITRFNWPQGAAFGMLLLLLSSAIVWLGLRLTGQSLGTTLKQA, from the coding sequence ATGATGACGAAACAGGCATCGCGCCTCACGTTCTTCCTGCTGGTCGCGCCCGCGATCCTGTGGCTCGGGCTTCTCATCGTGCTGCCGCATGTGGAGATCCTCATCCTCTCCTTCAGCGAGCGCGTGGCGCCGCGAATCTATGCTTTCGGTTTCGGCAATTACCTCGAGTTCTTCACCGAGCCGCTTTACTGGCGCACTTTCGCGCGCACGGCCTTCATGTCGATCCTGGTGACCGCCCTGACCCTCGTGCTCGCCTTCCCCATCGCGCTCTACATCGCCCGCGTGGCGCAGGGCCGTCTGAAGGCGATGCTGCTGCTGCTGTGCCTCCTGCCGTTCTGGGTGTCGGAGCTCGTGCGCACTCTCGGATGGATGATGCTGCTGCGCGAGACGGGCGTGGTCTCCTATATCCTGCGGGCGGTCGGCCTCGCCGACCAGCCGGTGGAGCTTCTCTACAACGACGGCGCCGTGATCCTGGGCCTCGTCTACGGTGGCCTGCTGTTCATGATCGTGCCGCTCGCCAATGCGCTGGAAAGCCTGGAGCAGTCCGTCGTCGAGGCGGGCTTCGATCTCGGCGGCAGCCGCTGGACGGTTCTGCGCCGGATCGTCATTCCGCATGCGATGCCGGGTATCGTGGCGGGCTCGATCATCGTGTTCATGCTGACCGTCGGCAATTTCGCCACGCCGGTGCTGCTCGGCGGCAAGAATGGCCTGTGGTTCACCGAGCAGATCTACGCGCAGTTCATCACGCGCTTCAACTGGCCACAGGGCGCGGCCTTCGGCATGCTGCTTCTGCTGCTCTCCTCGGCCATCGTGTGGCTGGGCCTGCGCCTCACCGGCCAGAGCCTCGGCACCACCCTGAAACAGGCCTGA